AATCCAAGTATAGGAGGCGAAAATGAACGGCAAATGAATAACAGATTACATCTGCGGAAGTGTCACCGTGAAGACTGTACCCTCAGGCGAACTGGAAACCTCGATTGTACCGTCATGAATTCGGATAATTTTCTGCACAATGGCAAGTCCAAGCCCTGTTCGTCCAGAAGAACGTTCCCGCGCACGATCCACCCGATAGAATCGATCGAACAGGAAAGGCAGATGCTCCGCAGCAATCCCGTCTCCTGTATCCCGAATCTGAATCACACACTGGTTATCTGTCTGCTCGGCATGAATCTCGATGCTTCTTCCCTGTGGCAGATGATTCACTGCATTACCCAGCAGATTCATCCACACCTGCATGAGTAGCACTTCATTGCCCACTAGCTGGATGGATTCGGGCACCGAAATCCGAAGCAGTAGCTCTTTTTCTTCAAGTTGCCATTGCAGCACCTGAACCGCTTGCCGGAATTGATCTCGAAGAGAGAACTTTACTTTGCTCAGATCTTCGTTGCCTTGTTCTAGGGAGGACAGGAGAAGTAGTTGTTTGCTGAGCAAAGAGAGATGACGGCTCTCCTCCTCAATGATTGATGCATAATGCTCTCTTTCCTGTTCAGGCAGATCTCGATCGGCCACCAATTGGGCAAAACCCTGAATCGAGGTCAACGGTGATTGAATCTCATGCGATACATTCGATACAAACTGCTGTCGCGCCTGATCTACCCTTTCCAATTCACGACTCATGGTCATGAAATGCTGGGCCAGCTGTCCAATTTCATCCCGCCTTGCGGTAGGCAATTTCAGATTATATTTTCCTTGTGCAATGCGCTTGGTCGCCTCGGACAGACGTTCAATCGGATTGACCAGATAGCGGGTACTGATCAGAAAGATCAGGATACTAATACCCACCGTCAATGCTCCAATCAGCGCAAAAAAGATTCGCAGCTCACCGAATTGCAGGATTACATCCGGACGCATAAAGAGAGCGTAATTCGCATTGCCCAGTTGTAGATGAACACCCACGGTATTGCTTAATTGATTATCGAAGAAACCGGTAATGAACGGTTTGCTTGGAAACTGGGCGACGCCATGGTATATTTCTCCATTCAGCACCAGTTTCACAGCTTGCTTATCCAGATCTTTCTCACGGAATTCGCGGCCGTAGAATTGGTCGTTGCCTTTTCCATCCGTCACATAGATTTCGTACCCGAGTGCGGCGGCATTGTTCAAATACTGCTCCATCGTGCCGGGTTGCTGTTCCACAAATTGCTTCATTTGCGTCGCGATGCCCACCAGCTTCTCATCATTGAAATCCTTGAGCTTTGTATGATAGTAGATGTTGGACAAAAGAAAACCGAGCATGCCGCTGACCACAATCACCGCAATTGTAATGAGGAATACCCGGACGTACAAGGTCCTCAAGGTGCTTTCACCTCCATCTTGTAACCAATGCCCCGCACAGTCTGTATCACGAAATCATCCGTATAATCCGCAAACCGATCACGCAGCCGCTTGATATGTACATCAACGGTACGGTCATCTCCTTCATAATCTGCTCCCCATACGAGCCGAATGAGCTCATCCCGCGAGAACAAACGGCTTGGAAACTGGGCAAGCTGTGAGAGTAATTCAAATTCTTTCATCGGCAAAAAGAGAATGGATTGCCCGTCAGTAACCTCAACATTGTTACGGTCAATGACAACCCGGTTCATACGGATGATATCGCTGGATGTGCGATGGTACCGACGAAACAACGCCTTTACCCGATAGACCAGTTCTTCAGGTTCAAATGGCTTGGTCACATATTCATCTGTTCCTTTCAGATAACCGTCTCTCTTGTCAGATAGCTGATCTCGTGCCGTCAGCAACATAATTGGAATGTCGTAATGCTGCCGAATGTAATCACATAACTCCAGTCCATCCATACCTGGCATCATCACATCGAGGATCGCCAGATCGATCGGCGTTTCTTGCATCAGTTTGACCGCTGCCAATCCATCCTGCGCTTCATGGACCCGATACCCTTCCTTGGTCATGACATGCCGCAGGAGTGCTCGAATATTGGCATCATCGTCTGCCAGCAGCAGATGTTTCATATGGTTGTCCGCCCTTCTATGTAACCAGTACATCTCACTTTGATCCTGCACAGATGGTAGCATAAAAGCAATCTCATTCGCCAGCATACATTCCCGGAAACACCGCGGCCATGTTTACATTTCCATGAATCTGGTTGACACTATTATGAGGCGCAACTATAATAAAACCACAACATATGAACGAACGCTCATATATTCATTTGTAGGTGATCAAATATTAACAAGAATCATCTATATTCCACACTAGAAATCATATTACATAACGGAGCAAGGCTCCAAAGGAGAGGATTTATATGTCCGGACATCATCACGATCAGAACCATGGGCACGATCATGGACACAACCACGCTCACACCACCAATAACAAGAAAGTCCTGTTGTTTTCCTTCATTATTATTACCATCTATATGATCGTTGAAGCCATTGGTGGATTCATCACCAACAGTCTCGCGCTTATCTCGGATGCAGGTCATATGTTGTCCGATTCCATTGCGCTCGGGATCGCTTTGCTGGCGTTCACCTTTGGTGAAAAAGCGGTGAATACTGGCAAAACGTACGGATACAGAAGATTTGAAATTTTGGCCGCTACGTTAAACGGAATTACGTTAATCGCCATTGCACTCTACATTTTCTACGAAGCGATTGGGCGTTTTATCAACCCGCCAGAAGTCGCAACCGTAGGCATGTTAATCATCAGCGTCATTGGATTGCTCATCAATATTCTGGTGGCCTGGATCATGATGCGTGGTAGCGATACAGAGAATAACCTGAATATGCGAGGGGCTTATCTCCATGTCATCAGCGACATGTTGGGATCGGTTGGGGCCATTGCGGCAGCACTGCTCATGATGTTCTTTGGCTGGGGTTGGGCCGATCCACTTGCAAGTGTAATTGTCGCGGCGTTGGTATTACGAAGTGGTTTCTATGTCACCAAATCCTCCCTGCATATCTTGATGGAAGGTACTCCCGCCAATGTCGATGTGAATGAACTGGTGCAGACCATCAAACAAGTCGAAGGTGTCAAAGGTGTTCACGATGTGCATGTCTGGTCCATTACCAGTAACCTGAATGCGTTGACCGCTCATATCGTGGTGGATGGAACGATGGATGTCTATGCATCCGAGATCCTGGTTCAGAAGATTGAACATATGCTGGAGCATAAAGAAATCAAACATGTAACGCTCCAAGTGGAGTCCGAGAAACATCTGCATGACACCTCGGTATTATGTACGGTCAAAGGCGACGCACCAGATGCCCACGCGCATCATCACCATTGAGAAGGGTAACAAATATTAGTTGCTTCTAAATGAAAACAGGGCAGATTCCCCGGTGAAGGGAACGCCCTGTTTTCATTTTCCTAAGTTCGGCTTTTGGGTATGAGTAGAAAATAGAATAGCCTTTACCTAACCGTAGCGGGCTCTGGACTACTTGTATCTGGAGAGTAACTTCTCTTTCTTTTGATCGAATTCATATTCTGATATGATATTTTTTTCTTTTAAGTCACCCAACTGTAACAGTTGTTCATGAACATTCACAGGGGTCTTTTTTCTCTTGCTTGATATGATCAAGGCTAGAATTGAGAAAAGCAGACCATACAGGACACCCAAAATCCCCAAACCTGCCGCTACCTCCGCACTTTCTTGCGAACCATCTATAAAAACTACGATTAATAAAAAATTGAGTAAGAACCCAATAAGGCTAACGATTGATAATGCTTTCAATGAATATTCCTCCTAAAGGTTATGTATGTTTCTATTCAAAATCAGGAAAGGCAAGTCAGAAGGCTAAACATTAACCTCGTCCCAGTTTATAATGACGTATCCTAGCTGAAACAACAGGATGACAATATAACTGATGTTGATTCCCAAACTGATCTTAACTTTCTTGATCTGATCCAAGAAATCTTCTTTGTTCATTTTTCCGCGTTCCAGCTTGGACTTCATCCAAGCCTTTCTCAATTCCTAATTTGAAACTTATATGCACACTCAAGGTCAGAGTGACTAAACTAAAACCTATAAAACTTAAATACGGTGTGAATTTGTTGCTTCACATGTGCTCTTCCTTTCCGGCAATCTCCATTTGTCTAGTGACTGTTTCATTCAAGATTGCAGATTCACTGTAGCCCAAATACTCAACTTCATTAATCTCCGCCACCACCACAAGATGAGCAGCTGGATGAGCTGCAAGAAGAGTCAGAAGATGATCCCGAGGATGATCCGGATCCTCCCGAGGAACTACTACTGTCGGTACATTGATCCGCATAACAGCTGGAACTGCTCGTGCAACTACTGCTTGACGAGGAAACATAGGCTGCCTTTTCCTGTGGAAGAATTTCCTGTTCCAGCCGCCCCATGTGTAACCCATATGTCGCCTCGTTATGCATGGAGTAATACACCATGGCGCTAGCCATGACGAGAGCTACATCGCTACTTCCGGAAGATGCTGGAGACAGCCCTTCTTCACTTAGCATTGCGGATCTACGTAGTTGATCAATCAAGTAGGCAATCACCTGAGCAGCTTCAGGATCCTCCTGCATGCGTCTGGAATGAAACAACTCATTCACCAGTTCAGACTGATCTCCCTGTGCGATCAGCTTCTGTACATCACTGGATAATGGGTAAGTGAAAAAATCACCCCAGATTGCAGCACTGTAGGGAGTGAACTCGAATAATTGACAGTACACCCAGTCAAACCATGCACGTGCTCCTGGCGTTTCGCGGCGGGTGATTGCCGGCTCATGGTGTACCGTGGAACCCATTAATTCTGCACAAAAATCAGCGTAAGATTTCGTAAACATCAGCATCTCATGCCACAAATCATCAACTTCATCACTGAACATGGGCACCTGCTTAAGTAATGAAGCCATAATGAAATATCGCTTAAGCTCTATCAATTTCCACCGATACTCCAGCGTTTTAATGTGAGGATATTCCTGTTGAATTCGGATCTTGAGTTTGTTGGCAAAATGCTTATTGTAACTCTTCTCCAATTGAAGAATGGTTTGCTGATAGGAGACTTCTTCTCGAAGTCCAAGATTCAATGGTGCTTTTTTTCGTTTGTACGTAACTTTCGTCTGTTTTCTGCGTCTTCCTGCTGGACGGAAAATCTTGAGCTTACGTCGAACCAAATAGGCTGTTACAACTAATAAAACTGCTGCAAGGTAGTAGTAGATCGGCATAATAAAACCGCTCCTCTCCGTTGATCTTCTCTATGTAGGGTTAAACTATCATTAGTATAAATGAGGAACGGCAGTGATTAATAGAGCCCTTTGGCATACATGCCAGAGCTCTAGTTTAGTATATTCCATTGTTGCTCATTGTTATGAAATGGCAATGATTATTGGAGATAGGGTATTTCCCGGGAAACTTTCCACCCATAGCATACTCGCCCCACGGTACACCTACCACTAAAGCAACTTGAAAGAGAATAACGATTAGGATCAGGAAGGTGAATACGATTGCTGACGTTAATACGATCATGACCACACTCCTAAATCATAGGTGATTATAGTGGTTTATCATAAATATCCGGGCTTGATCATAATTCAATGGTTCAGTAAAAGGGACTTCCAAGAAGTATTCCAGCTGCCATTGCTGCGTTTTTAGAGCCTGTTTACTTGTTGGCTTGTCCCAAGGCGGATATACACGTATGGCGCGCTTGCCACCTTTGCCTTGATCCGATACGATATCTCGCTCTAACAATACATGTTTTGGAAATACAAATTGACCAAAATGGCTACCTGAGCGCGTACTAATGACATACATATCTGCTGGATCTGATACATCATATGGCTGTGTCGATCCATCTTCACTCCGCTGCCACAGGGTAACAAATTGTCCAATCTTGGTTGGCGTGGTTTTGGCGACACGGAATCGAATGGAGAGAGAATTTAAGGTGAACACATATGCACCATATTCAGCATTTTGTGCTTCTTCATGTGGTTGAGAGCACTCAAAGCCACACTTGTCATAGATAAGTTCTTTACTGGCAAGTAAGTCGCCATGAAGTATATCGGGGGTCGTCCAAATATTCGGACGATTCAGACTATTTTTGTTATCCAACTTGTGATATCTCTCCTGTCTTGTATAGTCCGAACTACGGCATTTGCAATAGCTTTAGAGCTTTGCTAGTTCAAAATTCATGACATAATCGCTTCCATTCCTGCCATGCCTTCAAGTATTCAGGCAGATCATCAGGATGTTGCTTATTGCTCAGCCCAATTCGGCAATATAGATGGACCAGAGCTTCCTCTATTAATCTGGATTTTTCCATTTCCACTTGTTCCAGAAGTTCAAATGTAGCAATTAATGTTTCGGTGTTGATATCATCCGGCGAAGAGCTAAAAGCATACAAGAAATCATAGAGGATAGGTCCAACCATTGGAGATGGGTCAATAACGCGATAAGTTCATTTTGATCATATACAAAATTATGAACCCCCGTATCGCCATGTAAAAGAAACTTTTCTTCTTCCTCATGAAACAGGTGATCCACTTTGGATTGAACCAGATTATAATCATCTGTTGTTAAAACACTTCCGATATTCATCTTTGCTTCTTGAATACTAATCTGATTGAATTCTTTCCAGGTCCTCTGTTGGGAACTCTGTTCTGCCCCATGATTTCGTATCTGAAGAACGCACATATGTATTGAATAACTCTTTCACCAGACGAGTTAACCAGTCTCTTTTCTGGCCCCGGTTGAAATGGGTCGTGCCTTCCATATACGTATAGATAAAATAAGTGTTATCCGGATCAGTCAACAAAACTTCAGGCAATAACGAAGAATTCTTATACGTATCCAAAAACTGCTGGGCGATGTGAATCTGTTCGGGTTCATCCGATTTCAAAATATAGTGTTTATTCAGACTCGTACTCAACCGATAAACACGTCCAGCTGTGGTACCTGACAAACTTTGAATTTTAGATATTTCTTCGTTGATATGATGCATCTTGAATAAGTCATTGATCTCATTAATCGTTGGATTAATTAACATATGGTTCTCCTCATAATAACTAGGATCTGAATTCATTTGTCGAAGATAAGGTGAGTGAGTTTAGATTTTAATCGCACAGTCGGTTGGATTATCTTTCAAAATGCGCCCGTTCCTCTTGATTGGAGCTAAAAATATAATCTGGATACTGGTTTGCCATGGGTGGAAGCTGATCCTCCGGGAAAAACTGCAGATCCTTCATCTCTTCATTATCGGGCGTAAGTTGTCCAGATCTGATCCCGCATTCAAATACGATAGTCAAATATTCAACCTGATGACCATTGCTGTATGTAAACCTTCTTGCTTCACCCCCGTATATTCCGATAATCTTCTCGGGTTCAACAACTAGACCTGTCTCTTCCAGTGCCTCTCTTACCATCGCTTGCGCCGGTAGTTCACCAAGCTCAATTGCTCCAGCAATCAGCCCCCAGGTTGATTCGTTATGTTTACGACCGAACAGAATTTCCCCTTGTTCATTTCGGATAATCCCAGCTACACCTGGCATAAAAATAAGCTCGTTGCCGATCTTGTCCCTAAGGTTTTTGTAATAGTCTGACATACCCATACACAGTTACCTCCTGTCTTTTATTTTCTAAATTCCCTTCCATCAATGATCCATTGTACGGCACCCCAAATATCCTCTGCGATATAATCAGGTTCGGTCTCCATCCATTTGTCTCTGAATTTGGTTAATGAAGATTCCCCCCAGCCTGTTCGCACCATGATCTTGGTCGCTCCTACGGCATGGGCAGCAAGCATGTCTGTATCTCCTACATCTCCAATAACGATGCATTTGGATAAATCCAGACCGTGTTCCTCGGAGGCCTGTAATAACATTCCGGGTTTAGGCTTTCTGCAACTGCATTCTTGCTCATTCGGACATATATAGGAGTGATCGAATCCGTACTCGCGAAATTGCTCTTCAAAATCCTCAACACTCACTTCTCCACGTGAGATTCGATATTGATTCGTAAAAGCCAGTACCATAATTCCTTCTCGTTTTAAATGCATAATTGCTTCTTGAGCATTTGGGTATAATCTGAAATCTCTCGGATGAATAAAATGACCTGTACCACCAATTGTTCCATCTCTGTCTATAAAAACAGCTTGTACGTTTCCCTGTGGTTTCATCATGGTCTGTTCCCTTCTTAAAAAAATTTCAAGTCTTGTCGTTCATCTATACTTTCTCATCAATAATATGCTTGCTACCATCTTGCTGCTTATGGTGTTGCAATTTTTTGATTTCAGTTTTCAGATAGTGCACTTCTTTAATTAATACATCCAGCTTTTTAGATGTTTTGGATGAATCTATCGCATAACGTACAATTGCAGCAAAGATAAGAACCACAATTAAACATATAAGTGATACTACTAAAGCTCCATAAAGCTCCAAAATGGTGTTCAACTCCTTGCTGTCAAAATAATATGTTATAAAACTCTTCTGAAAACCAAAACCATATGATCCCTAATATAACCATTATGGTGCCTAGTACTTTTAATATTATTTCGATATGTTTAGGGATATCACTATTGGGTGGGTTATCTTCAAACTCGTAATTCGGTTTAATTTTTCGATATCTCATCAGGACAAATATTTTGTATAGAAAATCAGGAAAGAAGTAACATGCAATGCCCACGACAAATACGGGAGTAGATAAATAACCAAAGGTACTGGTGGTCCATTCCATCTCTATTCCCTCCATATTCATCCTCTTGGCCTCTCTCATTCTTCCTCTACGAGAATGTCAGCACAGCGAACAATCAATTCAGGCATACTCTCTCCCTCAAATAAAACATGAAGCTCATATCCGTTATCGATCCGATACAGCTCTTGATACATCCAGTAACTGCCTACAATCCCACCGTCTTGCTTGATGATTTCGGGTGCAACCAGCGTAAGTTTATTTATGTTGGTGAAGCCCCCACGGGTGTCAAAACGAATGACCACCTCATCACCCGTCAGCAGTTCTATCACTGTACAATCATGAAATTGAATCCGGCTACGAATTTCATCGGGAATATCCTGCGCTAAAATGGCTTCCCTGTATTCATTCGATACACGCTCCATCTCTCTCCTATTTTCTTCACTCTGTTTCTTTAACTGTAGCATTACTTCTCTCGTGCAATAACCCAACGTAAATATACGGATATCCGCAATTTTCTCATAGATTTCTTTAGGTAAACGCTCTTTCTGGTTTTTGCAATCCCATTCCAGATTGCTTTTAAACTCTTGCTTGTAGCTCAACTCATCAAAAGGAGGCCTCACATCATAATCTGCAATTAATTTTTCGATCCGCTCTTTTTCTTCAGCAGGCATCTGGTATATTCTTTTATCGTCTTCCAATATTTCATTTCCACTAAAGAACTTTTCAGCAGGCACAAAACCATGGCCATTTTGCTCCAGCAAAAAACGAGGATCTGTATTATACATCTCACGCTGAAACTCTACATACTCTTTTTCTTTTCTTTTATAACGTCGCAGGAAAAGTGCTTCGTCCAATTCGTAAGTTCCTCTATGTACCCTCATCCCAAAATGAAGCCCTGTCCGCTGACACAGCTCATACCATTCTTTCGTTCGATATCTCATATGCATCTCTCCTGCTAATTATTAAAAATCTATTTTGCTATTGAAGCATAGACCTGATCTCGTTAGAAATTGCTCTATTGTTTGCATCGCTACGCCTCCAAAATCCTCAGCCTCAACGATTCCTTATATTCACAAACACTGTTCTACCCCACGGTTTGAAACAATTTATGTTTGATCTCTTTGTCGTTTCGCGCCGCCCATTCATGCACAGCTTCTACGCCTGCAGACTCCTGACCTCGTTGAAAATAAAAACATAGATCCATCGGCACTAACCGTTTACCATAGAGTTTGATGCCAATCCGTCTGTAATTCATATAAATACACTCAATCTGAGATGCATCATATCTCTGATGTTTCATAGAAATCACATGATCGCTTTCCAGCGTAATACTGGGTTTAGTGAAAAACAAACGCCAGAGCAGAAAAACGATATAACCGAGAATAAAGGTCAATATAACGATCAGGAAGTACTTCATAATACCATTTTCATCATAAATAATATTTCTGAAAAACATAGCTTCAATGACCAACATACATAGTAGGCTCAACCATGCTCTTGGATAAATCGTCTTGTATGTGATGAGTTCCACCTCCTAATTATTCTAACCATTAATCCGAAGCCACTCGGAAGGGGCTTTTCTGACAAAATGCTTTTCAACAAAATCCAAAATGTTATCAATTCCGGGCAATGCGGCATTTTCTTTGGCTTCGTCAAATGTCATCCATTGGTACTCGGTATGTTCATGATTTAACCGGACAGACTGGTCTTCATCAACATATCCTACGAATACGGGAGCAATATAGATATACTCCTCCAGGGGTGAATAATATTGTTCGAATTGATTGGCAGAATACAACCGGACTTCCGTAATACCTGTTTCCTCATGAACTTCTCTGAGTGCAGCTTCCCATACCTTCTCGCCCTTTTCTATCCCGCCGCCAACATAACACCACTCGTTATGCAACATACGACCAGCCCGTTTCAGCATCAGTACACGGTATTGATCGAGGCTTTTCTTCAACAGAACTACAGCAATGCCTTCACAACGAATGGGAACTACCTGTTTCATGTGCTCTGTACCATCCACCTTCTCGTGCCCCTCTC
The nucleotide sequence above comes from Paenibacillus sp. W2I17. Encoded proteins:
- a CDS encoding MepB family protein; the protein is MDNKNSLNRPNIWTTPDILHGDLLASKELIYDKCGFECSQPHEEAQNAEYGAYVFTLNSLSIRFRVAKTTPTKIGQFVTLWQRSEDGSTQPYDVSDPADMYVISTRSGSHFGQFVFPKHVLLERDIVSDQGKGGKRAIRVYPPWDKPTSKQALKTQQWQLEYFLEVPFTEPLNYDQARIFMINHYNHL
- a CDS encoding NUDIX pyrophosphatase, yielding MKQVVPIRCEGIAVVLLKKSLDQYRVLMLKRAGRMLHNEWCYVGGGIEKGEKVWEAALREVHEETGITEVRLYSANQFEQYYSPLEEYIYIAPVFVGYVDEDQSVRLNHEHTEYQWMTFDEAKENAALPGIDNILDFVEKHFVRKAPSEWLRING
- a CDS encoding HAD-IIIA family hydrolase, translated to MMKPQGNVQAVFIDRDGTIGGTGHFIHPRDFRLYPNAQEAIMHLKREGIMVLAFTNQYRISRGEVSVEDFEEQFREYGFDHSYICPNEQECSCRKPKPGMLLQASEEHGLDLSKCIVIGDVGDTDMLAAHAVGATKIMVRTGWGESSLTKFRDKWMETEPDYIAEDIWGAVQWIIDGREFRK
- a CDS encoding response regulator transcription factor translates to MKHLLLADDDANIRALLRHVMTKEGYRVHEAQDGLAAVKLMQETPIDLAILDVMMPGMDGLELCDYIRQHYDIPIMLLTARDQLSDKRDGYLKGTDEYVTKPFEPEELVYRVKALFRRYHRTSSDIIRMNRVVIDRNNVEVTDGQSILFLPMKEFELLSQLAQFPSRLFSRDELIRLVWGADYEGDDRTVDVHIKRLRDRFADYTDDFVIQTVRGIGYKMEVKAP
- a CDS encoding HAMP domain-containing sensor histidine kinase, with the translated sequence MRTLYVRVFLITIAVIVVSGMLGFLLSNIYYHTKLKDFNDEKLVGIATQMKQFVEQQPGTMEQYLNNAAALGYEIYVTDGKGNDQFYGREFREKDLDKQAVKLVLNGEIYHGVAQFPSKPFITGFFDNQLSNTVGVHLQLGNANYALFMRPDVILQFGELRIFFALIGALTVGISILIFLISTRYLVNPIERLSEATKRIAQGKYNLKLPTARRDEIGQLAQHFMTMSRELERVDQARQQFVSNVSHEIQSPLTSIQGFAQLVADRDLPEQEREHYASIIEEESRHLSLLSKQLLLLSSLEQGNEDLSKVKFSLRDQFRQAVQVLQWQLEEKELLLRISVPESIQLVGNEVLLMQVWMNLLGNAVNHLPQGRSIEIHAEQTDNQCVIQIRDTGDGIAAEHLPFLFDRFYRVDRARERSSGRTGLGLAIVQKIIRIHDGTIEVSSSPEGTVFTVTLPQM
- a CDS encoding DUF4085 family protein, whose amino-acid sequence is MRYRTKEWYELCQRTGLHFGMRVHRGTYELDEALFLRRYKRKEKEYVEFQREMYNTDPRFLLEQNGHGFVPAEKFFSGNEILEDDKRIYQMPAEEKERIEKLIADYDVRPPFDELSYKQEFKSNLEWDCKNQKERLPKEIYEKIADIRIFTLGYCTREVMLQLKKQSEENRREMERVSNEYREAILAQDIPDEIRSRIQFHDCTVIELLTGDEVVIRFDTRGGFTNINKLTLVAPEIIKQDGGIVGSYWMYQELYRIDNGYELHVLFEGESMPELIVRCADILVEEE
- a CDS encoding SHOCT domain-containing protein, producing MKALSIVSLIGFLLNFLLIVVFIDGSQESAEVAAGLGILGVLYGLLFSILALIISSKRKKTPVNVHEQLLQLGDLKEKNIISEYEFDQKKEKLLSRYK
- a CDS encoding cation diffusion facilitator family transporter, translating into MSGHHHDQNHGHDHGHNHAHTTNNKKVLLFSFIIITIYMIVEAIGGFITNSLALISDAGHMLSDSIALGIALLAFTFGEKAVNTGKTYGYRRFEILAATLNGITLIAIALYIFYEAIGRFINPPEVATVGMLIISVIGLLINILVAWIMMRGSDTENNLNMRGAYLHVISDMLGSVGAIAAALLMMFFGWGWADPLASVIVAALVLRSGFYVTKSSLHILMEGTPANVDVNELVQTIKQVEGVKGVHDVHVWSITSNLNALTAHIVVDGTMDVYASEILVQKIEHMLEHKEIKHVTLQVESEKHLHDTSVLCTVKGDAPDAHAHHHH
- a CDS encoding NUDIX domain-containing protein; translated protein: MGMSDYYKNLRDKIGNELIFMPGVAGIIRNEQGEILFGRKHNESTWGLIAGAIELGELPAQAMVREALEETGLVVEPEKIIGIYGGEARRFTYSNGHQVEYLTIVFECGIRSGQLTPDNEEMKDLQFFPEDQLPPMANQYPDYIFSSNQEERAHFER